The following nucleotide sequence is from Catonella massiliensis.
AATGCGTGATTGGCTTTGTTATGGTAAAAAAGGGTATTTGGTTAAATAAACTAGCTTATTAAGATGGAGGAAGAATAATATGAAACTGATAATAATACTTGTGTTTATTATAGTTGCACTGGTAAAATACGCAAATAAAAATAATGCAAACAAGAATATCGGAAATCAGAGTGGAGCTAATGTTACACCTAAGAATGATAACACTTACTATACAGCCACACAGGGAAACAGTCAAAAATCAGCCAAGGCATTTAAGGAAATCAGCACCTATCAGACAAGCCAGATGGTAAATGAGCCTGTAGTAAACAGAGATGCTACGGTTGATGTAATTAACGAGTTTACTAAGTCTTATGAGAATAAAAAGGCTCAAAATGAAGCTAAAAAGCCTAAGCCTGCAAAGGAAGCTGTCGTAAATAAACCTTCTGCTTCTTCTCCTTTTGCCGCTTCTAAGCCTGTAAGAGTCGAGAAAGAAAACAAAGATAGGAGCTATGGATGGGGTGTATTTGATGATTTTGCAGCCTCCGATGCACTTTATCTGGCGAGAAAAGACGTGGAGCTAAGGAATTTGGAAAAGGTTTCATAACTATATAGTAAACGCAGAGTATACAAGAGACCGAAAGGCTTACCCTTCGGTCTCTCGTACGTAGGAAGACAATATGAGTATATATAATGAACTTAAAAATCATAGCGGAAGTGACTTTTACCCCTTTCATATGCCGGGGCATAAGAGAAATACTAAGCTTATAAAAAGATACGGACTTTGGGATGAATGCCTTACTCCCTATGATATCGACATCACGGAAATAGATAACTTCGACAATCTTCATAACCCGGAAGGGATAATAAAGGAGGCAGAGAGGCTGGCTTCAGGGCTTTACGGAGCAAGGGAGAGTATATACTCTGTAAATGGAAGTACAGGAGCCATACTAGCTGTGCTTGGCCTTATACATAGGGGAGAAGCAGTGCTTATGGCAAGAAACTGTCATAAGTCAGTCTATCACGGAATTGAACTCTATGGACTTGTTCCCTACTACCTTGAAGGAGAGACAGACAGCCTTGGTATATATCAAAGCATAAGCCCTAAGGAAGTGGAGGAGGCCTTAAGAACATCTGCCTTTCGCCTTGAAGATTTAGACAAAGAGGGAAATGCTGAAAATCCGAATAATTCAGGGATTAAGCTTGTTGTAATTACTTCTCCAACCTATGAAGGAGTTGTATCTGACATAGCGGATATAGCAGATATCTGCCACAGATATGGTGCTTTTCTCCTTGTGGATGAGGCTCACGGAGCTCACTTTGGATTTGATGACTACTTTCCTGCATCTGCCGTAAGCCTTGGGGCAGACTTTGTAGTCCAAAGCTTTCATAAAACCCTGCCGTCCTATACTCAGACTGCTATACTTCACATTTGTACTGAAAAAGAGAAGATTATAGATAAAATACGAAGACAGTTTAACCTGCTTGAAACCTCAAGTCCTTCCTACATTTTTCTTGCAGGCATGGAAAACTCACTAAATCTTATCAAAGACTATGGGAAAGAATTATTTGAAGCCTATAAGCAAAGACTAATTAGTTTTAGAAAAAATGCAGCCTCGCTTAAGAATATAAGGATTTATTCACCGGTAAATGCCTTTAACTATGACTTTGGTAAGATAGTTATAACTGCGGGGGATAATATTGGCTCTAAACTTTACCGATATCTATACGATGAACATCATCTTGTTATGGAAATGAAGTCGAAGGACTATGTGATTGCCATGACGAGTATTTTCGATACTGATGACGGGTTTTATAGATTATTAAAGGCACTTACGGAGCTTGACAGGGATGAAACATTCTTTACACTTGATAATAAAGCAAATTTTGATTATACTTTAATGGACAGAAGATGGAAAACTTTGCCTGAAAGAAAATATATTCCTTACGAGGCTGTGAAAAAAGCTGACACCTGTGGTAAGTACAAGGTATCACTTGATACGTCACAAGGCTTTATTTCAGCAGATTATGTATATTTCTATCCGCCGGGGATTCCTCTTTTGGTGCCTGGTGAGGTGATTGGAGAGGATGTTATTCATCATATAAAGGCTGCAAGGCTTGCCGGTATAGAGGTGTATGGAGGAATAGACGGAAATGGGATATTTGTATGTGCTGATGGGCAAGAGTGCGACAGGCAAGGATAGCATATATCGAAAGCTCTTGAAAGACGTGAGGCTTGGTTTAAGAAAGTTTGTTATCTACACCACAAGGCCTATGCGCATAAGAGAAGTAAACGGATTAGAGTACAACTTTGTGACTGAGGCCGAACTTAAAGTGCTTAGAAAAGAAGGAAAGGTTATAGAAGAGCGCTGCTTTAACACTATAGACGGCCCTTGGTACTACTTTACGGTGAATGACGGCAGTATGGACCTCTCACAGGCTGACTACATATGCATCAATACTCTTGCAGGTTATAATCAGATAAAAAGCTATTTTGGAGAGGATAAAGTAAGACCTGTTTACATAGAGGTTTCTGACGTTGAACTTATAAAAAGAGCCATAAGGCGTGAAGAAAAGCAGAAACAGCCCAATGTAGCCGAGATTTGTAGAAGATTCCTATCCGATAATGCTGACTTTAGTGAGGAGAATCTCATAAGCTCCGGTATTGATAAAAAATACAGATTTCAAAATAATAATTTGAATATCTGCACTAAGGAAATAACTGCTTTTATAAAGGAAAACTGATATGGATATAAAGATTAATCCCCTTACCCTGCCTAAGGCTCCCGAGGTGGAAAAAACAGTCAAACAGGATGACGGACAATTTAAGTTCACTCTTATAAAGAATATAGAAGATAATTCTTTGGCAGAGAGATTAAATGCTGTAATGAGCTCTATCACCATGGAGGGTAAAAAGCTAAAAAAACACATGGATATAAGGGACATGAAGCATTATAGAGGGCTTATCAAAGAATTCTTAAATGAAGTCCTCTCAAGAAGCCATGAATTTTCAAGGGAGAATTACCTTGACAGACGTGGAAGACACAGAGTATATGGTATAATAAGGGTAATAGACAAAGAGCTTGATGAACTTGCGGAGGAACTTGTAAAAGATGAAAAGGATGCAATAAGCATACTTGGAAAGATTGACGAAATTCAGGGACTTTTGCTTGACATCTTTACCTAGATGGGAGGCGGATATGAATACAAATATTTTGGGAAGGGAAAGCCTTGTAGAATACTTGAATACGGCGGCTTCTAAGGAAGAATTTTCACATGCCTATATCTTTGAAGGTGAAAAAGGTATGGGAAAGCTCTTTATAGCAAAGGAGTTTGCCAAGCTGATTCTATGTGCCGGGAAGGAAACTGAGGAGGAGAGGCAGATTGTCCGCAAACAGGTAGAAAATGGCAACAGCCCTGACATTATCTACATAGAGCCCGACAAACCTACAGTCATAAGTGTAGAAGAGATACGTACCAAGCTTGTGGGAACAAGCGATATCTTCCCTTATGGCAAATACAAGGTATACATAGTTAAAGAGGCTGAGAAGATGAATGAGCAGGCTCAAAATGCTCTGCTTAAGACTATAGAGGAGCCGCCTGAATATGTTATAATTATTCTGCTCTCAGCCAATAAAGAGAGACTTTTACCTACAATCAGGTCCAGATGTGTGACCCTTGATGTGAAGCCTATTGATACAGCAAAGATAAAACAGTATCTAATAGATAATTACAGTATAGTTGACTATGTAGCTGAGACCGCAGCTAAGTTCTCTGCGGGCAATGTAGGCAGGGCGGTAAGATATGCAAGCAGCGAAGACTTCCTTGAGATGAAAGGCGTAGTTGTAAGGATACTAAGGAATCTTGACAAGGACAGCATAGCTGATGAGATAGCTGGAATAATGCACCTTGAAGGCTATAAGAAGGAAATAAAAGATTGTATAGACCTTATGATACTTTGGTTTAGGGACTTGCTTGTACTAAAGGCTACAGGAGATGCGAACAGGGTGTTGTTTAGAGAAGAATATAAGTACTTAAATGAACAGATAGCAAAGCGTGAATATAACTCGATAGAAAGAGCCATAGAAAGCATGGAGAAGACCAAAAAGCGCTTAGATGCAAATGTAAGGTTTGATACCGCTCTTGAGATTATGTTTATGTATATGAAGGATAAATAGCGGTGCGTCATTTTGTAAGGCTTTCAGTTGCAAAGCCTTACAGGACGTTTAATAAATTTGGATAGAATGGAGAGATATGGTTACAGTAATAGGAGTTAGATTTAAAAGGGCAGGAAAGATATACTTTTTTGACCCTGAAAATCTTGATATAAAGGCAGGAATGCATGTAATTGTTGAGACTGCAAGAGGCATAGAATACGGACTTGTTGCTCTTGGAAGAAAAGAGATAGAGGAGGACAAAATAGTTCAGCCTCTTAAGGAAGTAATCAGAATAGCTACGCCTGAAGATGAAGAGATAGACAGAAAAAACAAGGATAAAGAGAAGGAAGCCTTTGATATCTGCCTTGAAAAGATAAAAAAACATGAGCTTGCAATGAAGCTAATAGCCTGCGAATATACCTTTGATAATAACAAAGTTATGTTTTATTTTACTGCTGATGGAAGAATAGACTTCAGAGAGCTGGTAAAGGACCTGGCATATGTATTTAAGACCAGGATAGAGCTTAGACAGATTGGTGTAAGAGATGAAGCCAAGATGAAGGGTGGAATAGGTATATGTGGCAGACCTCTTTGCTGCAGTACCTTCCTATCTGAGTTCATACCTGTATCTATAAAGATGGCAAAGGACCAGAACTTCTCACTCAATCCAAGCAAAATATCAGGAGTCTGTGGAAGGCTTATGTGCTGTCTTAAAAATGAAGAAGCAGCCTATGAATATCTTAACTCCACTCTTCCTGATGTAGGAGACATTGTGACTACTGCGGAAGGAATTAAGGGTGAGGTTAGCTCCGTAAGTGCGCTTAAGCAGCTTGTGAAGCTTATAGTTGAAAATGAAAACGGAGACAAGGAAATAAGAGAATATAAGGCTAGCGAGCTTACATTTAAGCCTAAAAAGAGAAAACGTGACAAAGAAGTCGAATCCTCTGAGATAAAGGCTCTTGAAGCACTGGAAAGGGCTGAAAGTAAGACACGTTTGGACTAAGAAGGATGAATAATGGAATTTGAACTTAAGGACAGAGAAAGACTGGATGACCTTGAGATAAGCGGACTTCATATTATACAATCGCCTGATAAGTTCTGCTTTGGTATGGATGCAGTACTTTTATCAGGCTTTGCTTATGCCAAAAAGGGAAGTAGGGTTATAGATCTGGGTACAGGTACAGCCATCCTCCCTCTTCTTCTGTGGGCAAAGACAGAGGGAGAGCACTTTACAGGCCTTGAGATACAGGCAGAAAGTGCAGATATGGCAAGGCGGAGCGTAAAAGGTAATGAGATTAGCAATATAGACATAGTGGAAGGCGATATCAAGGCTGTAGAGGACTTATTTAAGAGGAATAGCTTTGATGTGGTTACCTCAAACCCGCCCTACGTGATAAGTGAGCACGGAATAGCCAACCCTGATGCGCCTAAGCAGATTGCAAGACACGAGATTCTATGCAACTTAGAAGATGTGGTTAAGGCTGCTTCCTATTTGCTTAAGGCTAACGGAAGATTTTTCATGGTGCATAGGCCTTTTAGACTGCCTGAAATATTTGAAAATCTTAGAAAGTACAGGCTTGAACCAAAGAGGATGAGGCTTGTACATCCGCAGATTGACAAAGAGCCCAATATGGTACTTATAGAGGCTGTAAAATACGGCAATCCAAGACTTACAATAGAGAAGCCACTTATTGTATATGATGAAAATAAGAAATATACCGAAGAAATGATGAGGGATTACAGGTACTAGAAAGGATGAACATGGCCGGAAAGTTATATCTATGTGCCACACCGATTGGCAATCTTGAAGATATTACATTTAGGGTTATAAGAACCTTGAAGGAGGCAGATGTGATAGCTGCCGAGGATACGAGGAATTCTATCAAGCTTCTTAATCATTTTGAGATAAAGACTCCTCTTACCAGCTACCACGAGTTCAACAAGTACGACAAGGCTAAAGTCCTTGTAAATAGGATGTTAGAAGGGGAAAACGTAGCCCTTATAACAGATGCGGGTACTCCCGGTATATCAGACCCGGGAGAGGAGCTAGTCAAACAGTGCTACGAGGCAGGAATAGAGGTTACGTCCCTGCCCGGTGCCGCTGCCTGTATAACTGCCCTTACTCTTTCCGGGCTTTCTACAAGGCGCTTTGCTTTTGAAGCCTTTTTGCCAAACGATAAAAAGGAAAAGGCAGCTATCTTAGAGGAACTAAAGACAGAGACCAGGACTATCATCATCTATGAGGCTCCTCATAGACTTAAAAAGACTATAGCTGAGCTTTTTTCTGCTCTTGGCAACAGAAGGATGACTGCTGTAAAGGAACTTACTAAACTTCACGAAAATGTATTTTTAACAAACTTTGAAGATGCTCTGAATTTTTATGAGGAAAATGAGCCTCGTGGTGAA
It contains:
- a CDS encoding YaaR family protein, which produces MDIKINPLTLPKAPEVEKTVKQDDGQFKFTLIKNIEDNSLAERLNAVMSSITMEGKKLKKHMDIRDMKHYRGLIKEFLNEVLSRSHEFSRENYLDRRGRHRVYGIIRVIDKELDELAEELVKDEKDAISILGKIDEIQGLLLDIFT
- a CDS encoding DNA polymerase III subunit — protein: MNTNILGRESLVEYLNTAASKEEFSHAYIFEGEKGMGKLFIAKEFAKLILCAGKETEEERQIVRKQVENGNSPDIIYIEPDKPTVISVEEIRTKLVGTSDIFPYGKYKVYIVKEAEKMNEQAQNALLKTIEEPPEYVIIILLSANKERLLPTIRSRCVTLDVKPIDTAKIKQYLIDNYSIVDYVAETAAKFSAGNVGRAVRYASSEDFLEMKGVVVRILRNLDKDSIADEIAGIMHLEGYKKEIKDCIDLMILWFRDLLVLKATGDANRVLFREEYKYLNEQIAKREYNSIERAIESMEKTKKRLDANVRFDTALEIMFMYMKDK
- the rsmI gene encoding 16S rRNA (cytidine(1402)-2'-O)-methyltransferase, whose product is MAGKLYLCATPIGNLEDITFRVIRTLKEADVIAAEDTRNSIKLLNHFEIKTPLTSYHEFNKYDKAKVLVNRMLEGENVALITDAGTPGISDPGEELVKQCYEAGIEVTSLPGAAACITALTLSGLSTRRFAFEAFLPNDKKEKAAILEELKTETRTIIIYEAPHRLKKTIAELFSALGNRRMTAVKELTKLHENVFLTNFEDALNFYEENEPRGEFVLVIEGKKIEEIRKEKEASYKEMDINEHMKLYMDKGMDKKDAMKAVAVDRGMPKREVYKMLLTHV
- a CDS encoding tRNA1(Val) (adenine(37)-N6)-methyltransferase is translated as MEFELKDRERLDDLEISGLHIIQSPDKFCFGMDAVLLSGFAYAKKGSRVIDLGTGTAILPLLLWAKTEGEHFTGLEIQAESADMARRSVKGNEISNIDIVEGDIKAVEDLFKRNSFDVVTSNPPYVISEHGIANPDAPKQIARHEILCNLEDVVKAASYLLKANGRFFMVHRPFRLPEIFENLRKYRLEPKRMRLVHPQIDKEPNMVLIEAVKYGNPRLTIEKPLIVYDENKKYTEEMMRDYRY
- a CDS encoding aminotransferase class I/II-fold pyridoxal phosphate-dependent enzyme gives rise to the protein MSIYNELKNHSGSDFYPFHMPGHKRNTKLIKRYGLWDECLTPYDIDITEIDNFDNLHNPEGIIKEAERLASGLYGARESIYSVNGSTGAILAVLGLIHRGEAVLMARNCHKSVYHGIELYGLVPYYLEGETDSLGIYQSISPKEVEEALRTSAFRLEDLDKEGNAENPNNSGIKLVVITSPTYEGVVSDIADIADICHRYGAFLLVDEAHGAHFGFDDYFPASAVSLGADFVVQSFHKTLPSYTQTAILHICTEKEKIIDKIRRQFNLLETSSPSYIFLAGMENSLNLIKDYGKELFEAYKQRLISFRKNAASLKNIRIYSPVNAFNYDFGKIVITAGDNIGSKLYRYLYDEHHLVMEMKSKDYVIAMTSIFDTDDGFYRLLKALTELDRDETFFTLDNKANFDYTLMDRRWKTLPERKYIPYEAVKKADTCGKYKVSLDTSQGFISADYVYFYPPGIPLLVPGEVIGEDVIHHIKAARLAGIEVYGGIDGNGIFVCADGQECDRQG
- a CDS encoding guanylate kinase, giving the protein MGYLYVLMGKSATGKDSIYRKLLKDVRLGLRKFVIYTTRPMRIREVNGLEYNFVTEAELKVLRKEGKVIEERCFNTIDGPWYYFTVNDGSMDLSQADYICINTLAGYNQIKSYFGEDKVRPVYIEVSDVELIKRAIRREEKQKQPNVAEICRRFLSDNADFSEENLISSGIDKKYRFQNNNLNICTKEITAFIKEN
- a CDS encoding PSP1 domain-containing protein, whose product is MVTVIGVRFKRAGKIYFFDPENLDIKAGMHVIVETARGIEYGLVALGRKEIEEDKIVQPLKEVIRIATPEDEEIDRKNKDKEKEAFDICLEKIKKHELAMKLIACEYTFDNNKVMFYFTADGRIDFRELVKDLAYVFKTRIELRQIGVRDEAKMKGGIGICGRPLCCSTFLSEFIPVSIKMAKDQNFSLNPSKISGVCGRLMCCLKNEEAAYEYLNSTLPDVGDIVTTAEGIKGEVSSVSALKQLVKLIVENENGDKEIREYKASELTFKPKKRKRDKEVESSEIKALEALERAESKTRLD